A genomic region of Arachis stenosperma cultivar V10309 chromosome 9, arast.V10309.gnm1.PFL2, whole genome shotgun sequence contains the following coding sequences:
- the LOC130949435 gene encoding uncharacterized protein LOC130949435 — protein sequence MAESYDFLGDINTKKLWWSFKVYIIRIWELPSKFNEKEVQSIEMILQDSKGNRMIASIPKALVQKWSDVIAEVVGKEDPRDLVTTKGKETKRMVIVLEDLEHNKIDCILFGKMVDQILPHLEDGTVEPVIVLLQFFKAIQWNGKTSLQSHFEVSKIHINSQLKEIETFKNRLLSDAPATTSVRISQISSQSRWSTVDELTQGDIAVKTIEQVLNCEKEGPTWITGTIVAINAGKKDWYYKSCRNCPKKVDTPIGNRYECDKCGHTHGSAALRFKVEVMVYDGTGSINLLLWDREMAEGDDEYPPTLNNIMDRKLLLKINVKSANIKQFDQIYTVMKICDDEEIIEKNTQSVLSAEPSTNTEGGCSNSVHVSADVNLKNDCDPEYNLLATKAGKLCILSMFCISVLVLNVLPWNVIAVNYYMNN from the exons ATGGCGGAGTCTTATGACTTCCTGGGTGATATTAATACAAAGAAGCTTTGGTGGAGTTTCAAAGTTTATATCATCAGGATATGGGAACTTCCAAGCAAATTTAATGAGAAAGAAGTGCAAAGCATTGAGATGATCTTGCAAGATAGTAAG GGAAATAGGATGATTGCTTCAATACCTAAGGCGCTGGTCCAAAAGTGGAGTG ATGTGATTGCGGAGGTGGTTGGTAAGGAGGACCCAAGAGACTTGGTTACCACAAAGGGAAAAGAGACTAAACGGATGGTAATTGTTTTGGAAGACTTAGA GCACAACAAGATTGACTGCATTTTGTTTGGAAAGATGGTTGATCAAATACTCCCACACCTTGAGGATGGAACGGTGGAACCTGTGATTGTTCTGCTACAATTCTTCAAGGCTATACAGTGGAATG GAAAAACTTCTCTACAGAGCCACTTTGAAGTGTCAAAGATTCACATAAACTCACAGCTAAAAGAGATTGAGACTTTTAAAAACAG GTTGCTTAGTGATGCACCAGCAACTACTTCAGTTAGGATTAGCCAGATCTCATCACAAAGCAGATGGTCTACTGTTGATGAACTAACACAAGGTGATATAGCAGTAAAGACTATTGAACAAGTGCTTAACTGTGAAAAG GAAGGACCTACTTGGATTACTGGAACCATTGTTGCTATTAATGCTGGTAAAAAAGACTGGTATTACAAATCATGTAGAAACTGCCCAAAGAAAGTGGATACTCCCATTGGGAATAGATATGAGTGTGACAAGTGTGGCCACACCCATGGAAGTGCTGCACTCAG ATTCAAGGTTGAAGTGATGGTGTATGATGGTACTGGAAGCATCAATCTACTACTTTGGGATAGAGAAATG GCTGAGGGTGATGATGAGTATCCACCCACTCTCAATAACATAATGGACAGAAAATTACTACTTAAGATAAATGTAAAGTCTGCAAATATAAAACAGTTTGACCAAATTTATACTGTGATGAAAATATGTGATGATGAAGAGATTATTGAAAAGAACACGCAAAGTGTGCTATCAGCTGAACCATCCACTAACACC GAAGGTGGGTGTAGCAACTCGGTGCATGTTTCAGCGGATGTTAATCTCAAGAATGATTGTGATCCTGAGTATAATTTG TTAGCTACTAAGGCTGGAAAGCTTTGCATATTGTCTATGTTTTGTATTAGTGTTTTGGTATTAAACGTATTGCCTTGGAATGTCATCGCTGTTAATTATTACATGAACAACTAA
- the LOC130947415 gene encoding pentatricopeptide repeat-containing protein At2g37230-like, whose translation MGFLSNSKLLQWRPTFIIPKLPFPRFSSTSTAEPLSEPDDHHHHPPPPPPPPGATSSEPQNPSTLPDTPLPANKAHQHSPEKPETIIIRMISNRAWTTRLQNSIRSVAPHMDSSLVWNILHGTSSSPDQALRFFRWVERAGLFVHDAGTTLKMVQILGRFSKLNHARLIVLDAPKKGLPCSEDMFVSLIDAYGRAGIVQESVRIFQKMKELGVDRTVKSYDALFKVILRRGRYMMAKRYYNAMLREGIEPTRHTYHLLLWGMFLSLRLDSAIRFYDEMKSRDILPDVVTYNTMINGYFRFKNVDEAEKLFAEMKGRGDTVPNVISYTTMLKGYVGAGRVDDAARIFEEMKSCGVKPNAVTFTTLLPALSDAGKAAEAKNVLREMVDRYIAPKDNSIFMKLLSCQCECGDLDAAGDVLKGMIRLSIPTEAGHYGVLIENFCKANVYDKAVKLLDKLIEKEIILRPQSSFDMEPSAYNLMIKYLYENGQTAKAETFFRQLMKKGVQDSVSFNNLIHGHSKEGNPDSAFEILKIMGRRGVARDADSYRLLIESYLRKGEPADAKTALDSMLESGHVPESTLFRSVMESLFEDGRVQTASRVMKCMVEKEIKENMDLVSKILEALLMRGHVEEALGRIELLNQNGFEPNLDHLLSVLCEKEKTIAALKLFDFALERDYIVGFSIYDKVLDALLAVGKTLNAYSILCKILEKRSGTDWSSRDELIKSLNREGNTKQADILSRMIKGTEGTPLKREGKKKFAPAT comes from the coding sequence ATGGGTTTCCTCTCAAATTCCAAGCTTCTCCAATGGAGACCAACTTTCATCATTCCCAAACTACCCTTCCCCCGCTTCTCCTCCACTTCCACCGCCGAGCCTCTCTCCGAGCCCGAcgaccaccaccaccacccacCTCCCCCTCCTCCACCTCCAGGCGCCACCTCCTCCGAACCCCAAAACCCATCCACCCTACCCGATACACCACTCCCAGCAAACAAAGCCCATCAGCACTCCCCGGAAAAGCCCGAAACAATAATCATCAGGATGATTAGCAACCGGGCCTGGACCACCCGTCTCCAGAACTCGATCCGCTCAGTGGCCCCACACATGGATTCCTCTCTCGTCTGGAACATCCTCCATGGCACCTCCTCTTCCCCCGACCAGGCCCTCCGCTTCTTTCGATGGGTTGAGCGGGCCGGGCTCTTCGTCCACGACGCAGGCACCACACTCAAGATGGTGCAGATCCTTGGTCGCTTCTCGAAGCTCAACCATGCTCGCTTGATCGTCCTCGACGCCCCCAAGAAAGGCCTCCCCTGCTCTGAGGACATGTTTGTTTCCCTTATCGACGCCTACGGCCGCGCCGGCATCGTTCAGGAATCCGTTAGGATCTTCCAGAAGATGAAGGAGCTGGGCGTCGACCGCACCGTGAAGTCCTACGATGCGCTTTTCAAGGTCATTCTCCGCCGCGGACGGTATATGATGGCGAAAAGGTACTACAATGCTATGCTTCGGGAAGGCATCGAGCCTACCCGGCATACTTATCATTTGCTGCTTTGGGGTATGTTCTTGTCTTTGAGATTGGATTCTGCAATTAGATTTTATGATGAAATGAAGAGTAGGGATATTTTACCTGATGTTGTTACTTATAACACTATGATTAATGGGTATTTCCGGTTTAAGAATGTTGATGAGGCGGAGAAGTTGTTTGCGGAGATGAAGGGGAGGGGAGATACTGTGCCCAATGTGATTAGTTATACTACTATGTTGAAAGGGTATGTAGGGGCAGGGCGGGTTGATGATGCCGCGAGGATTTTCGAGGAGATGAAGTCTTGTGGTGTTAAGCCGAATGCCGTTACCTTCACTACACTGTTGCCTGCGCTTTCTGATGCTGGGAAAGCAGCTGAGGCGAAGAATGTGTTGCGGGAGATGGTGGATAGGTATATTGCCCCCAAGGATAATTCCATCTTCATGAAACTGCTGAGTTGCCAGTGTGAGTGCGGTGACTTGGACGCAGCTGGGGATGTGCTGAAAGGGATGATAAGGTTGAGCATTCCGACAGAGGCTGGTCATTACGGTGTCTTGATTGAGAATTTCTGCAAGGCCAACGTGTATGACAAGGCAGTGAAATTGTTGGACAAGTTAATTGAGAAGGAAATTATCTTGAGACCGCAGAGTTCTTTCGATATGGAACCTAGTGCTTATAACCTGATGATTAAGTATCTTTATGAAAATGGCCAGACAGCTAAAGCAGAAACGTTTTTCCGCCAGTTAATGAAAAAGGGTGTGCAGGATTCAGTTTCTTTTAATAATCTGATCCACGGGCACTCGAAAGAAGGAAATCCTGATTCTgcttttgaaattttaaagatCATGGGGAGGAGAGGGGTTGCAAGAGATGCAGATTCCTACAGGTTACTTATCGAGAGTTACCTGAGAAAAGGGGAACCAGCTGATGCTAAGACAGCTTTGGATAGCATGCTTGAAAGTGGACATGTACCGGAGTCAACTCTTTTTAGGTCAGTAATGGAGAGTTTGTTTGAAGATGGCAGGGTCCAAACGGCTAGCAGAGTAATGAAATGTATGGTGGAGAAGGAAATCAAGGAGAATATGGATTTGGTTTCTAAAATTTTGGAGGCTCTTCTCATGAGAGGTCATGTCGAAGAAGCACTGGGCCGTATCGAGTTACTGAATCAAAATGGATTCGAGCCTAATTTAGACCACCTACTATCTGTTCTTTGTGAGAAAGAAAAGACAATTGCTGCTCTCAAACTGTTTGATTTTGCTCTTGAGAGAGACTATATTGTAGGCTTTTCAATTTATGATAAGGTTTTAGATGCTCTCTTGGCAGTGGGGAAGACTCTCAATGCATATTCCATCTTGTGTAAAATTTTGGAGAAAAGAAGCGGAACAGATTGGAGTAGCCGTGATGAGCTGATCAAGAGCCTTAATCGAGAGGGGAACACAAAGCAAGCGGATATTTTATCGAGAATGATCAAGGGGACAGAGGGTACTCCCCTAAAGagagaaggaaagaagaaatTTGCTCCAGCTACATAA